A stretch of the Mobula hypostoma chromosome 19, sMobHyp1.1, whole genome shotgun sequence genome encodes the following:
- the lgi1b gene encoding leucine-rich glioma-inactivated protein 1b isoform X2 encodes MNSAFHEIPERSFMNLKSLQLLLFTSNTFYFIANDAFKGLDRLEYLFIENNKIQSISRHALRGLETLTHLSLANNNLQALPKDLFKDLDALTKVELSGNSFHCGCKLKWLVGWLISTNATADEVVCENPVQYKGRKITSLPLNEFDCITAGFVPYQTLKFQSISIESFNYMNDIYVVITQPFAGNCSIFEWDHVEMVFRNFDNITGISTVFCKPLIVEGKLFVVVAQLFGGSHIYKRDTFANKFIKTQDIDILKIRKPNDIESFQIEGESFFVIADSSKGGTTTIYKWNGNGFYSHQLLHRWYRDIDVEYIEIANKAHLILLSSSQRPVVFQWNKGKKEFAWRIDIPDTEDVHAVKHFKIKDSLYICLTRFLGDSKVMKWEGSMFVEVQSFPSRGSMVLQPLQINKWQYAFLGNDFSLTQIFQWNTEKRKFVKFNETFFLAPRGFTFVLADNREFLFVSSFKAKTQIYEHIIIDTSQT; translated from the exons ATGAACTCTGCTTTCCACGAAATACCAGAAAGAAGCTTTATGAATTTAAAGTCGCTCCAGCTTCT TTTGTTCACTTCaaacacattttattttattgccAATGATGCATTCAAGGGACTCGATCGCCTAGAATATCT ctttatagAAAATAATAAAATCCAGTCCATTTCAAGACATGCTCTCCGAGGACTTGAGACTCTAACTCATTT AAGTTTGGCCAATAATAACCTTCAAGCCCTTCCTAAAGACTTATTCAAAGACCTGGATGCATTAACCAAAGT AGAACTTAGCGGCAATTCATTCCACTGTGGTTGCAAATTGAAATGGCTGGTTGGATGGTTGATTAGCACCAATGCAACAGCTGATGAGGTCGTTTGTGAAAATCCAGTTCAGTATAAGGGAAGGAAGATAACCAGCCTCCCGCTTAATGAATTTGACTGCATAACCGCAG GTTTTGTTCCTTACCAGACCCTGAAATTTCAGTCTATATCAATTGAAAGCTTTAATTACATGAATGATATATATGTAGTGATTACGCAACCTTTTGCTGGGAACTGCAGCATATTTGAATGGGATCATGTGGAAATGGTATTTCGGAATTTCGACAACATTACTG GCATTTCAACAGTTTTCTGTAAACCATTGATTGTCGAGGGTAAGCTGTTTGTTGTTGTTGCCCAGCTCTTTGGTGGCTCTCACATATATAAAAGAGATACTTTTGCCAATAAGTTTATTAAAACACAGGATATTGATATCTTAAAAATCAGAAAACCAAATGATATTGAATCATTTCAAATTGAGGGAGAATCGTTCTTCGTTATTGCTGATAGTTCAAAGGGCGGAACGACAACCATCTACAAATGGAATGGAAATGGATTTTATTCTCATCAATTATTGCATCGTTGGTACAGGGATATAGATGTGGAGTACATTGAAATAGCTAACAAGGCACATTTAATCCTGTTAAGTAGCTCCCAACGACCTGTGGtctttcagtggaacaaaggaaagaaAGAATTTGCTTGGCGCATTGATATTCCTGATACAGAAGATGTACATGCAGTCAAGCATTTTAAAATCAAAGATAGTTTGTACATTTGCTTAACAAGATTCCTCGGTGACTCTAAGGTAATGAAATGGGAAGGCTCCATGTTTGTGGAAGTACAGTCGTTTCCATCGAGAGGATCCATGGTACTGCAGCCTcttcaaataaataaatggcaatatgCTTTCCTGGGAAATGACTTCTCACTCACCCAGATTTTTCAGTGGAACACagaaaaaagaaaatttgtgAAATTTAATGAAACTTTTTTCTTGGCTCCAAGGGGATTCACTTTTGTATTAGCAGACAACCGTGAGTTTTTGTTTGTATCAAGTTTCAAAGCCAAAACACAAATATATGAACACATTATAATTGACACAAGCCAGACCTAA
- the lgi1b gene encoding leucine-rich glioma-inactivated protein 1b isoform X1 yields the protein MLTRWCNHYCLIKTLWESCFARKQGTESGRNSLPSEIFTAIIVLNGFIMGDASKFTGRITLLVCILSLLFSKIVAKRPRPVRCPESCICTEETAQCYNRKSIPLSFPSGVVNLSFMNSAFHEIPERSFMNLKSLQLLLFTSNTFYFIANDAFKGLDRLEYLFIENNKIQSISRHALRGLETLTHLSLANNNLQALPKDLFKDLDALTKVELSGNSFHCGCKLKWLVGWLISTNATADEVVCENPVQYKGRKITSLPLNEFDCITAGFVPYQTLKFQSISIESFNYMNDIYVVITQPFAGNCSIFEWDHVEMVFRNFDNITGISTVFCKPLIVEGKLFVVVAQLFGGSHIYKRDTFANKFIKTQDIDILKIRKPNDIESFQIEGESFFVIADSSKGGTTTIYKWNGNGFYSHQLLHRWYRDIDVEYIEIANKAHLILLSSSQRPVVFQWNKGKKEFAWRIDIPDTEDVHAVKHFKIKDSLYICLTRFLGDSKVMKWEGSMFVEVQSFPSRGSMVLQPLQINKWQYAFLGNDFSLTQIFQWNTEKRKFVKFNETFFLAPRGFTFVLADNREFLFVSSFKAKTQIYEHIIIDTSQT from the exons ATGCTCACTAGATGGTGTAATCATTACTGCTTGATCAAAACATTGTGGGAAAGTtgttttgccagaaaacaaggCACAGAAAGCGGCAGGAATAGCTTACCTTCAGAAATTTTCACCGCAATCATTGTTCTGAATGGATTCATAATGGGAGATGCTAGTAAATTTACAGGACGAATCACTCTGTTAGTCTGCATACTGAGTCTGCTTTTTTCAAAAATAGTTGCCAAAAGACCCAGACCAGTAAGATGTCCTGAAAGTTGTATATGTACCGAAGAAACAGCCCAATGTTACAACAGAAAATCGATTCCTCTGAGTTTTCCCTCAGGAGTAGTTAATTT GTCATTCATGAACTCTGCTTTCCACGAAATACCAGAAAGAAGCTTTATGAATTTAAAGTCGCTCCAGCTTCT TTTGTTCACTTCaaacacattttattttattgccAATGATGCATTCAAGGGACTCGATCGCCTAGAATATCT ctttatagAAAATAATAAAATCCAGTCCATTTCAAGACATGCTCTCCGAGGACTTGAGACTCTAACTCATTT AAGTTTGGCCAATAATAACCTTCAAGCCCTTCCTAAAGACTTATTCAAAGACCTGGATGCATTAACCAAAGT AGAACTTAGCGGCAATTCATTCCACTGTGGTTGCAAATTGAAATGGCTGGTTGGATGGTTGATTAGCACCAATGCAACAGCTGATGAGGTCGTTTGTGAAAATCCAGTTCAGTATAAGGGAAGGAAGATAACCAGCCTCCCGCTTAATGAATTTGACTGCATAACCGCAG GTTTTGTTCCTTACCAGACCCTGAAATTTCAGTCTATATCAATTGAAAGCTTTAATTACATGAATGATATATATGTAGTGATTACGCAACCTTTTGCTGGGAACTGCAGCATATTTGAATGGGATCATGTGGAAATGGTATTTCGGAATTTCGACAACATTACTG GCATTTCAACAGTTTTCTGTAAACCATTGATTGTCGAGGGTAAGCTGTTTGTTGTTGTTGCCCAGCTCTTTGGTGGCTCTCACATATATAAAAGAGATACTTTTGCCAATAAGTTTATTAAAACACAGGATATTGATATCTTAAAAATCAGAAAACCAAATGATATTGAATCATTTCAAATTGAGGGAGAATCGTTCTTCGTTATTGCTGATAGTTCAAAGGGCGGAACGACAACCATCTACAAATGGAATGGAAATGGATTTTATTCTCATCAATTATTGCATCGTTGGTACAGGGATATAGATGTGGAGTACATTGAAATAGCTAACAAGGCACATTTAATCCTGTTAAGTAGCTCCCAACGACCTGTGGtctttcagtggaacaaaggaaagaaAGAATTTGCTTGGCGCATTGATATTCCTGATACAGAAGATGTACATGCAGTCAAGCATTTTAAAATCAAAGATAGTTTGTACATTTGCTTAACAAGATTCCTCGGTGACTCTAAGGTAATGAAATGGGAAGGCTCCATGTTTGTGGAAGTACAGTCGTTTCCATCGAGAGGATCCATGGTACTGCAGCCTcttcaaataaataaatggcaatatgCTTTCCTGGGAAATGACTTCTCACTCACCCAGATTTTTCAGTGGAACACagaaaaaagaaaatttgtgAAATTTAATGAAACTTTTTTCTTGGCTCCAAGGGGATTCACTTTTGTATTAGCAGACAACCGTGAGTTTTTGTTTGTATCAAGTTTCAAAGCCAAAACACAAATATATGAACACATTATAATTGACACAAGCCAGACCTAA